The Rhizobium leguminosarum genome includes a region encoding these proteins:
- a CDS encoding VOC family protein — protein MKSTSYYPVIMTDDVAGTASFYCTHFGFKALFESDWYVHLQSAEEEHIALAILDGSHETIPATARGRVSGLLLNFEVGDVDGIYAACRSAGLPILREIRDEDFGQRHFITADPNGVLIDIIKPIPPSAEFAAMYDASALPA, from the coding sequence ATGAAATCGACGAGCTATTATCCTGTCATCATGACCGACGACGTTGCCGGCACCGCCAGCTTTTATTGCACGCATTTCGGCTTCAAAGCTCTGTTCGAAAGCGACTGGTATGTTCACCTGCAATCGGCAGAGGAGGAGCATATCGCGCTTGCCATCCTTGACGGCAGCCACGAGACCATCCCGGCCACAGCCCGCGGCAGGGTGTCCGGCCTGCTCCTCAATTTCGAGGTCGGCGATGTCGATGGGATCTATGCAGCCTGCCGGAGCGCCGGCCTGCCAATTCTGAGAGAAATCCGCGACGAGGATTTCGGCCAGCGGCATTTCATCACCGCCGATCCAAACGGCGTGCTGATCGACATCATCAAGCCGATCCCGCCGAGCGCCGAATTCGCGGCGATGTATGACGCCTCCGCCCTGCCCGCTTGA
- a CDS encoding TetR/AcrR family transcriptional regulator, with product MSRSNRERTEQTRQALIDAGRRLFVEKGYAETATPEIVTAAGVTRGALYHHFEDKKALFRAVIECEARAVAAAIEARSASYDAPRAMLFAGASAYFDAMMAQGRTRLLLIEAPAVLGPLASATIDAENAEATLRTGLAAMLPEAGAMLEPLTSLLSAAFDRAAIAIEAGAERRYYEQTIAVLLDGLADHLRR from the coding sequence ATGAGCCGCAGCAATCGCGAGAGAACGGAGCAGACGAGACAGGCACTGATCGATGCCGGTCGACGTCTCTTCGTCGAGAAAGGCTATGCAGAAACCGCGACGCCGGAGATCGTCACGGCGGCGGGAGTGACGCGTGGCGCGCTCTATCATCACTTTGAAGACAAGAAGGCGCTGTTTCGCGCAGTCATCGAATGCGAGGCGCGCGCGGTGGCCGCTGCGATCGAGGCGCGCTCGGCGTCCTACGACGCGCCGCGTGCCATGCTATTCGCCGGTGCCTCGGCCTATTTCGATGCGATGATGGCGCAAGGGCGCACGCGGCTGCTGCTGATCGAGGCACCTGCCGTTCTCGGCCCGCTGGCGAGTGCGACAATCGATGCGGAGAATGCGGAAGCGACGCTGCGGACAGGGCTTGCAGCGATGCTTCCAGAGGCCGGCGCTATGCTCGAACCGCTGACGTCGCTGCTATCGGCGGCCTTCGATCGCGCGGCGATCGCGATCGAGGCGGGCGCCGAAAGGCGGTATTACGAGCAGACGATCGCTGTCCTACTCGACGGCCTCGCCGATCACCTGCGGCGGTAG
- a CDS encoding sulfate transporter family protein: MILDAARLSLANLFASETRSVFWKVLGLTILVLVSLWFALRGAFMTFLFPWLTSFFPDMPDWAGWFALIFAILAGIGLALMLALLLSPVTALIAGLFLDDVADVIEKRDYPKDTPGTAMPLGPAMASSIKFLGVVILGNIVALLLLFIPGVNLVAFFLVNGYLLGREFFEFAAMRFRSPDEARLFRAKHASTVFLGGLMIALFLAIPIVNLLTPLFAAGMMVHLHKLVSAKDPGL, from the coding sequence ATGATTCTTGACGCCGCTCGACTTTCGCTCGCCAATCTGTTCGCATCGGAAACGCGTTCTGTCTTCTGGAAGGTGCTCGGCCTGACGATCCTCGTGCTTGTCAGCCTCTGGTTCGCGCTGCGCGGAGCCTTCATGACCTTTCTCTTTCCCTGGCTGACGAGCTTCTTTCCCGATATGCCGGATTGGGCGGGGTGGTTCGCTCTCATCTTCGCAATTCTTGCCGGTATCGGCCTTGCCCTCATGCTGGCGTTGCTGCTGTCGCCGGTGACGGCGCTGATCGCCGGCCTGTTTCTCGACGACGTCGCCGATGTCATCGAAAAGCGCGACTATCCCAAGGACACGCCGGGCACCGCCATGCCGCTCGGTCCGGCGATGGCAAGCTCGATCAAGTTCCTCGGTGTGGTGATTCTCGGCAATATAGTGGCATTGCTGTTGCTGTTCATCCCCGGCGTCAATCTGGTCGCGTTCTTTCTGGTGAACGGCTATCTGCTCGGACGGGAATTTTTCGAATTCGCCGCCATGCGCTTCCGTTCGCCGGATGAGGCGCGGCTCTTTCGCGCCAAGCATGCCTCCACCGTCTTTCTCGGCGGGCTGATGATCGCCCTTTTCCTGGCGATCCCGATCGTCAATCTTCTGACGCCGCTTTTTGCCGCCGGCATGATGGTGCATCTGCACAAGCTGGTCTCCGCTAAGGATCCCGGGTTGTGA
- a CDS encoding HAD family hydrolase: protein MADAETRLVIFDCDGVLVDSEPISISVLVGAMNDLGVSITEDQAYERFLGRSLSTLIDTLETEFNVHADEEFLERIRIELYARFRTELKPIDGIAAAIDGLGVRCCVASSSQMERIRLSLSVTGLLDRLPDIFSATMVKRGKPAPDLFLHAAREMQVEPAHCLVVEDSPAGIAAAKAAGMTVFAFTGGSHANFNGYRAELDRLSPDVVFDAMPDLIHLVRNHKLDGTKT from the coding sequence ATGGCTGATGCTGAAACACGGCTGGTGATCTTCGATTGCGATGGCGTACTCGTCGACAGCGAGCCGATCTCGATCAGCGTGCTCGTCGGGGCGATGAACGATCTCGGCGTCTCGATCACCGAGGACCAGGCCTATGAGCGTTTTCTCGGCCGTAGCCTGTCGACCCTCATCGATACGCTGGAAACCGAATTCAACGTCCATGCCGACGAGGAATTCCTCGAGCGTATCCGCATCGAACTCTACGCCCGTTTTCGCACGGAACTGAAGCCGATCGACGGTATCGCCGCGGCGATCGACGGGCTGGGCGTTCGCTGCTGCGTTGCCTCGTCCAGCCAGATGGAGCGAATCCGGCTGTCGCTGTCGGTGACCGGGCTTCTCGACAGGCTGCCCGACATCTTCAGCGCAACGATGGTCAAGCGCGGCAAGCCGGCGCCTGATCTCTTCCTGCATGCGGCGCGTGAAATGCAGGTCGAGCCGGCTCATTGCCTTGTCGTCGAAGACAGCCCGGCCGGCATTGCCGCCGCCAAGGCGGCAGGCATGACGGTCTTTGCCTTCACCGGCGGATCACACGCCAATTTCAACGGATATCGTGCCGAACTCGACCGCCTTTCGCCTGATGTGGTGTTTGACGCCATGCCGGATTTGATACACCTTGTCCGCAACCATAAGCTGGACGGGACCAAGACTTGA
- a CDS encoding sugar-binding transcriptional regulator, which translates to MVKLKRGTHTAYSEASSLRLRAAWLYYNEGLTQKDVAEQLGISRTTVIRLLDEAMKRSEVQIWINDSIGDCVELSVKLEHAYGLDEAIVVPAPTNGDVNSLARNVGLALGQFLSEAIPDDYTIGVGWGRTMTASLSSFRPPRRANCKVVSLLGGIVAVHQTNPIDYTWRLANQLGAECYMFLAPLLVDSIETKRNLIEKCGLDTIYRLAENLDLAIVSCGDIGPHSTSLSEGWISKAELQELIDAGCVCDTMFNFLDKDGNSVDHSINRRVMSVDLDTLKEAKHIVLSSGGAHRAVAIRATIKRIGCNTLITDESAARALLELAEASPPVSSPQRGEVPER; encoded by the coding sequence GTGGTCAAGCTCAAACGCGGCACGCACACGGCCTATTCGGAGGCATCCTCGCTGCGGCTCAGGGCGGCATGGCTCTATTACAACGAGGGCCTGACCCAGAAGGACGTCGCCGAACAGCTCGGCATCAGTCGCACCACCGTCATCCGCCTGCTCGACGAGGCAATGAAACGCAGCGAAGTCCAGATCTGGATCAACGATTCCATCGGCGACTGCGTTGAACTTTCGGTGAAGCTGGAGCACGCCTACGGCCTCGACGAGGCGATCGTCGTCCCCGCGCCGACCAATGGTGACGTCAATTCACTGGCCAGGAATGTCGGTCTGGCGCTTGGCCAGTTCCTCTCCGAAGCCATCCCCGACGATTACACCATCGGCGTCGGCTGGGGCCGCACCATGACCGCCTCGCTGTCGAGCTTCCGGCCGCCGCGCCGCGCCAATTGCAAGGTCGTCTCGCTCTTGGGCGGCATCGTTGCAGTGCACCAGACGAACCCGATCGATTACACATGGCGGCTGGCAAACCAGCTCGGCGCCGAATGCTACATGTTCCTGGCGCCGCTTCTCGTCGACTCCATCGAGACCAAGCGCAATCTGATTGAGAAATGCGGACTGGATACGATCTATCGTCTGGCCGAGAACCTCGATCTGGCGATCGTCAGCTGCGGCGATATCGGCCCGCATTCGACCTCGCTGTCGGAGGGCTGGATCTCGAAGGCCGAGCTGCAGGAACTGATCGATGCCGGCTGTGTCTGCGACACGATGTTCAACTTCCTCGACAAGGATGGCAATTCGGTCGACCACTCGATCAATCGGCGCGTCATGTCCGTCGATCTCGACACGCTGAAGGAGGCCAAGCATATCGTGCTCTCCTCTGGCGGCGCCCATCGGGCCGTGGCGATCCGTGCGACGATCAAGCGCATCGGCTGCAACACGCTGATCACCGATGAAAGTGCTGCACGCGCATTGCTGGAATTGGCAGAAGCCTCGCCGCCCGTCTCTTCTCCCCAGCGGGGAGAAGTGCCGGAGCGATGA
- a CDS encoding mannitol dehydrogenase family protein encodes MTCKLSLATLSDVARTAASPGYDRASLKAGIVHFGVGNFHRAHQAIYLDDLFNAGTDHDWAIVGAGVLPSDAAMREKLAAQDFLTTVVEQDNNKTAARVTAPMIDILPVGDAAAVVARLADPEIRIVSMTITEGGYFIDASGTFNPAHPAIAADGENPNAPKTVFGLIVAGLKARKDKGIGPFTVMSCDNIPHNGIVTANAVVGTAALSDPAFADWIRANVAFPNAMVDRITPATSQREVDFLRDNFQIEDNWPVYCEEFKQWVLEDKFTAGRPALEKVGVTFVADVTPYEHMKIRILNGGHAAIAYPAALMDIHFVHDSMEDPLIRAFLAKLEKDEIIPIVPPVPNTSLTDYFALIEHRLLNPKIADTIPRLAQDGSNRQPKFILPSTLDNLRQGRDVVGLALVSALWCRYFAGKTDSGKDIVFNDASAERLHAAALKAKDDPSAFLVFDDIFGEVAKSELFRKRFAHALKTLWEKGTRETLQLYLDGKLAV; translated from the coding sequence ATGACGTGCAAACTATCGCTGGCAACGCTTTCGGATGTGGCGCGCACTGCTGCCAGCCCTGGATATGACAGGGCGTCGCTGAAAGCCGGCATCGTGCACTTCGGCGTCGGCAATTTCCACCGTGCCCATCAGGCGATCTATCTCGACGATCTCTTCAACGCGGGCACGGATCACGACTGGGCGATCGTCGGCGCCGGCGTGCTGCCGTCGGATGCCGCGATGCGCGAAAAGCTTGCGGCGCAGGATTTCCTGACGACGGTGGTCGAGCAGGACAACAACAAGACGGCGGCACGCGTCACCGCACCGATGATCGACATCCTGCCGGTCGGCGATGCCGCTGCGGTCGTCGCCAGGCTTGCCGATCCCGAAATCCGCATCGTTTCGATGACGATCACCGAGGGCGGTTATTTCATCGATGCATCAGGTACGTTCAATCCTGCCCATCCGGCGATCGCCGCAGACGGAGAGAATCCCAACGCGCCGAAGACGGTGTTCGGCCTGATCGTTGCCGGCCTGAAGGCGCGCAAGGACAAGGGCATCGGCCCCTTCACCGTCATGTCCTGCGACAACATTCCCCATAATGGCATCGTCACCGCCAATGCCGTCGTCGGCACGGCGGCACTTTCGGACCCTGCCTTTGCCGACTGGATCCGGGCGAATGTCGCCTTCCCGAATGCCATGGTCGACCGCATCACGCCAGCGACCAGCCAGCGCGAGGTCGATTTCCTCCGGGACAATTTCCAGATCGAGGACAATTGGCCGGTCTATTGCGAAGAATTCAAGCAATGGGTGCTCGAGGATAAGTTCACCGCCGGCCGGCCGGCGCTGGAAAAGGTCGGCGTCACCTTCGTTGCCGATGTTACGCCTTACGAGCACATGAAGATCCGCATCCTCAACGGCGGGCATGCCGCGATCGCCTATCCGGCGGCGCTGATGGACATTCATTTCGTTCATGATTCCATGGAAGACCCGTTGATCCGCGCCTTCCTCGCCAAGCTCGAGAAAGACGAGATCATTCCGATCGTGCCGCCGGTGCCGAACACGTCGCTGACGGATTATTTCGCGTTGATCGAACATCGCCTGCTCAACCCGAAAATAGCCGACACCATTCCTCGTCTGGCGCAGGACGGCTCGAACCGCCAACCGAAATTCATCCTGCCGTCGACGCTCGACAATCTGCGTCAGGGCAGGGACGTCGTCGGTCTGGCGCTGGTTTCAGCACTCTGGTGCCGTTATTTCGCCGGCAAGACCGACAGCGGCAAGGATATCGTCTTCAACGACGCGAGCGCAGAGCGCCTGCATGCGGCAGCGCTGAAAGCCAAGGACGATCCGTCGGCCTTCCTCGTCTTCGACGATATTTTCGGCGAAGTGGCGAAGTCCGAACTTTTCCGCAAGCGTTTCGCCCATGCTCTCAAAACCCTGTGGGAAAAAGGCACGCGGGAGACGCTACAGCTCTATCTCGACGGCAAGCTCGCAGTGTAA
- the nth gene encoding endonuclease III yields the protein MAADYRVSMANPKLKSVTKTPQDANVIARRKPAGAVRTAYSPADREEIFRRFSVQRPEPKGELEHTNPFTLVVAVALSAQATDVGVNKATRALFKIADTPEKMLDLGEERLRDHIRTIGLYRNKAKNVIALSQMLVDQFGGKVPETRDELVRLPGVGRKTANVVLSMAFGQATMAVDTHIFRIANRIRLAPGKTPDEVEERLMKVIPKHYLYHAHHWLILHGRYTCKARRPECERCVIADLCKSPEKSWDVPAPLVELPPQVIGEAVE from the coding sequence ATGGCTGCCGATTATAGAGTTTCCATGGCGAATCCGAAACTCAAATCCGTTACCAAGACGCCGCAGGACGCGAATGTGATCGCCCGCCGCAAACCGGCGGGGGCGGTGCGCACGGCCTATTCGCCGGCCGACCGCGAGGAGATCTTCCGCCGCTTCTCGGTACAGCGGCCGGAACCGAAAGGCGAACTCGAGCACACCAACCCCTTCACGCTCGTCGTCGCCGTGGCACTTTCGGCGCAAGCGACCGATGTTGGCGTCAACAAGGCGACGCGCGCGCTCTTCAAGATTGCCGATACGCCGGAAAAGATGCTCGACCTCGGTGAAGAGCGGCTGCGCGACCACATCAGGACGATCGGCCTCTACCGCAACAAGGCAAAAAACGTCATCGCGCTCTCGCAGATGCTGGTCGACCAGTTCGGCGGCAAGGTGCCGGAGACGCGCGACGAACTGGTGAGATTGCCAGGCGTCGGCCGCAAGACCGCCAATGTCGTGCTTTCCATGGCCTTCGGCCAGGCGACGATGGCCGTCGACACGCACATCTTCCGTATCGCCAATCGCATCAGGCTCGCCCCCGGCAAGACACCTGACGAGGTCGAGGAACGCCTGATGAAGGTGATCCCGAAACATTACCTCTATCATGCGCATCACTGGCTGATCCTGCACGGCCGCTATACCTGCAAGGCGCGCCGGCCCGAATGCGAGCGCTGCGTCATCGCCGATCTCTGCAAATCGCCCGAGAAGAGCTGGGATGTGCCGGCACCGCTCGTCGAGCTACCGCCGCAGGTGATCGGCGAGGCCGTCGAGTAG
- a CDS encoding FGGY-family carbohydrate kinase, protein MRDHVVAVDIGTGSARAGVFDARGRLLAKAEHPIAMNRPRENHAEHDSEDIWSAACTAVRRAMEQSGIAAASVGAIGFDATCSLVVRDLEGRQLSVSTGGERRFDTIVWLDHRALKEADFCTATGHRVLEHSGQVMSPEMEMPKLMWLKKKLPATWEKAGYFFDLADFMTWKSTGSSARSRCTLTAKWNYLAHLEKGWQQDFLERIGLEDLRTRGHLPDETTPVGDSVGRLTEEAAEALGLTTDCRVAAGMIDAYAGALGALGGYAADPVKREHQLALIAGTSSCIVTFSRERKPSHGMWGPYYEAVFPQSWLVEAGQSATGALLDHIVRMHAAGGEPTAALHQRIVARIAELRAEEGDAFGARIFVLPDFHGNRSPLADPHAVGVVSGLTLDTSFDGLCALYWRSAVGIALGIRHILEMMKEYGYMTDTLHIAGGHVKNPVLMELYSDATGCKVVVPKMNEAVLLGTAIAASVACGLYKDLAAAGEAMYPGADERLPDTAKQALYDRDYRRLLAMHRHRAELETMQ, encoded by the coding sequence ATGCGTGATCATGTGGTTGCGGTGGATATCGGCACGGGCAGCGCGCGCGCCGGCGTCTTCGATGCACGCGGCCGTCTGCTTGCCAAGGCCGAGCATCCGATCGCGATGAACCGGCCGCGCGAAAACCATGCCGAGCATGATTCCGAAGACATCTGGTCGGCCGCCTGCACGGCGGTGCGCAGAGCGATGGAGCAATCCGGCATCGCCGCCGCCTCGGTCGGAGCGATCGGCTTCGACGCCACCTGTTCGCTCGTCGTCCGTGATCTCGAGGGTCGGCAGCTCAGCGTTTCCACAGGCGGCGAGAGGCGTTTCGACACGATCGTCTGGCTCGATCACCGGGCGCTGAAGGAAGCCGATTTCTGCACGGCGACGGGGCATAGGGTGCTCGAACATTCCGGCCAGGTGATGTCGCCGGAAATGGAAATGCCAAAGCTGATGTGGCTGAAGAAGAAGCTGCCCGCCACATGGGAAAAGGCCGGCTACTTCTTCGATCTCGCCGATTTCATGACGTGGAAATCGACCGGATCGTCCGCCCGTTCGCGTTGCACGCTGACGGCGAAATGGAACTATCTCGCCCATCTCGAAAAGGGCTGGCAGCAAGACTTCCTGGAGCGGATCGGCCTCGAGGATCTTCGGACGCGCGGCCATCTGCCGGATGAGACCACGCCTGTCGGAGACAGCGTCGGCCGGCTGACCGAGGAAGCGGCGGAAGCGCTGGGGCTGACGACGGATTGCCGTGTCGCTGCTGGGATGATCGACGCCTATGCCGGCGCACTCGGCGCGCTCGGCGGCTATGCCGCAGATCCTGTCAAACGCGAGCACCAACTGGCGCTGATTGCCGGCACGTCGAGTTGCATCGTTACCTTCTCGCGGGAGCGCAAGCCGAGCCATGGCATGTGGGGCCCCTACTACGAGGCTGTCTTCCCGCAATCCTGGTTGGTGGAGGCCGGGCAATCGGCGACCGGCGCGCTGCTCGACCACATCGTGCGCATGCATGCGGCCGGCGGTGAGCCGACGGCGGCGCTGCATCAGAGGATCGTCGCGCGCATCGCCGAATTGCGGGCCGAGGAGGGCGATGCCTTCGGTGCGCGGATCTTCGTGCTGCCGGATTTCCATGGCAATCGTTCGCCGCTCGCCGATCCCCATGCGGTCGGCGTCGTCAGCGGACTGACGCTCGATACGTCCTTCGACGGGCTCTGCGCGCTCTATTGGCGGTCTGCGGTGGGGATTGCGCTCGGCATCCGCCATATCCTGGAAATGATGAAGGAATACGGCTACATGACCGATACGCTTCATATCGCCGGCGGGCACGTGAAAAACCCGGTGCTGATGGAGCTTTATAGCGATGCGACCGGCTGCAAGGTCGTGGTGCCGAAGATGAACGAGGCGGTGCTGCTCGGCACGGCGATCGCAGCATCCGTCGCCTGCGGCTTGTACAAGGATCTGGCGGCGGCCGGCGAGGCGATGTATCCGGGCGCCGACGAACGGCTTCCCGACACGGCGAAGCAGGCGCTCTACGACCGCGACTACCGTCGCCTTCTCGCCATGCACCGGCACCGCGCCGAATTGGAAACGATGCAATAG
- a CDS encoding ABC transporter ATP-binding protein has translation MGSITLQKVSKVFGEAKVIPSIDLDIKDGEFVVFVGPSGCGKSTLLRLIAGLEDVSGGKIVIDGRDATEKAPSERGLAMVFQSYALYPHMSVRNNIAFPLKMAGIDKAEIDRKVSDAARVLNLTDYLERKPRQLSGGQRQRVAIGRAIVRQPSAFLFDEPLSNLDAALRVNMRLEISELHQQLKTTMVYVTHDQVEAMTMADKIVVLNRGNIEQVGSPLELYSRPRNLFVAGFIGSPKMNLITGQNAAALNAHTIGVRPEHVLLSMESGDWKGRVVVAEHLGSDTFLHIDADGIGMLTARGSGDFAAKAGDTVFLTPDRSRIHKFNEGGLAI, from the coding sequence ATGGGCAGCATTACCCTTCAGAAGGTTTCCAAGGTCTTCGGCGAAGCCAAGGTCATCCCTTCGATCGATCTCGACATCAAGGACGGCGAGTTCGTCGTCTTCGTCGGCCCGTCGGGCTGCGGCAAGTCCACGTTGCTCCGGCTGATCGCCGGGCTCGAGGACGTCTCCGGCGGCAAGATCGTCATCGACGGCAGGGACGCCACCGAAAAGGCGCCGTCCGAGCGCGGCCTTGCCATGGTGTTCCAGTCCTATGCGCTTTATCCGCATATGAGCGTGCGCAACAACATCGCCTTCCCGCTGAAGATGGCGGGTATCGACAAGGCGGAGATCGACCGCAAGGTGAGCGATGCCGCCCGGGTGCTTAATCTCACCGACTATCTCGAGCGCAAGCCGCGCCAGCTGTCCGGCGGCCAACGCCAGCGTGTCGCGATCGGCCGCGCCATCGTGCGCCAGCCTTCCGCCTTCCTGTTCGACGAACCGCTGTCGAACCTCGATGCCGCGCTGCGCGTCAACATGCGCCTCGAAATCAGCGAGTTGCACCAGCAGTTGAAGACGACGATGGTCTACGTCACCCACGACCAGGTCGAGGCGATGACCATGGCCGACAAGATCGTCGTCCTGAACAGGGGCAATATCGAGCAGGTCGGATCGCCGCTCGAGCTCTACAGCCGCCCCCGCAACCTGTTCGTCGCCGGCTTCATCGGATCGCCGAAGATGAACCTCATCACCGGCCAAAATGCCGCCGCGCTCAACGCTCATACCATCGGCGTCCGGCCCGAACATGTGCTGCTGTCGATGGAAAGCGGCGACTGGAAGGGCAGGGTCGTGGTCGCCGAACATCTCGGTTCCGACACCTTCCTGCATATCGATGCCGATGGCATCGGCATGCTGACGGCGCGCGGCAGCGGTGATTTCGCCGCCAAAGCGGGCGATACGGTCTTCCTGACACCGGACCGTTCGCGTATTCATAAATTCAACGAAGGCGGTCTTGCTATCTGA
- a CDS encoding methylated-DNA--[protein]-cysteine S-methyltransferase → MNMIVNLQTDITPDGPDYDIVRRVIELITEDYRDQPSLEAIAARLNQSPTQLQKTFTRWAGLSPKGFLQAVTLDHAKRLLRKEDMPLLETSIEVGLSGPSRLHDLFVTHEAMSPGEWKAKGGGLIIRYGFHICPFGVALIMVTDRGLAGLAFSDSGDERACLEDMTCRWPNAEYVEDLQATIPYAARIFEPGKWSSEQPLRVVLIGTDFQVRVWQSLLKIPFGKAVTYSDIANDIGSPTAQRAVGAAVGANPISFVVPCHRALGKNGALTGYHWGLTRKRAMLGWESAHA, encoded by the coding sequence ATGAATATGATTGTCAACCTGCAGACAGACATCACGCCTGACGGCCCTGATTATGACATTGTCCGTCGGGTGATCGAACTCATCACCGAGGATTACCGTGACCAGCCTTCGCTGGAGGCGATCGCGGCGCGGCTCAACCAGTCGCCGACCCAGCTTCAGAAGACCTTCACCCGCTGGGCAGGCCTGTCGCCCAAGGGCTTCCTGCAAGCGGTGACGCTGGATCACGCCAAGCGGCTGCTGCGCAAGGAAGACATGCCGCTGCTCGAGACCTCGATCGAGGTCGGCCTCTCCGGGCCGAGCCGCTTGCATGATCTCTTCGTCACGCATGAGGCGATGTCGCCCGGCGAATGGAAGGCCAAGGGCGGCGGTCTCATCATCCGCTACGGCTTCCACATCTGCCCCTTCGGCGTGGCGCTGATCATGGTGACCGATCGCGGCCTTGCCGGCCTTGCCTTCAGCGATTCCGGCGACGAGAGGGCCTGCCTCGAGGATATGACCTGCCGCTGGCCGAACGCCGAATATGTCGAAGACCTGCAGGCGACGATCCCCTATGCAGCCCGCATCTTCGAGCCTGGCAAATGGTCCTCGGAGCAGCCGCTGCGTGTCGTGCTGATCGGCACGGACTTCCAGGTGCGCGTCTGGCAGAGCCTGCTGAAAATCCCGTTCGGCAAGGCCGTCACCTATTCCGATATCGCCAACGATATCGGCAGCCCGACGGCGCAGCGCGCCGTGGGTGCGGCGGTCGGTGCAAACCCGATCTCCTTCGTGGTGCCCTGCCATCGGGCGCTCGGCAAGAACGGGGCGCTGACGGGCTACCATTGGGGCCTCACCCGCAAGCGGGCGATGCTCGGCTGGGAATCGGCGCACGCCTGA
- a CDS encoding MurR/RpiR family transcriptional regulator, whose amino-acid sequence MEDFVQKLRQYAKTGTPAERRIAKYFTEHLNDLPFETAASVADRLDLSPMTVGRFLRSLGYQGLDSVKVEIRETVTTSPAQLQSAMSELHADAAAGKPLAVLVAEQIQALHHIYHLTAQPHWSEAVGLISTAREVSIATHARLASLANHFCQRLTQARDGVRTLDAADNRFAELFARLAVDDALLVIIDCRRFAKARLLARTARRYGYKVVLISPQQADWMADQSNVMLSLPPARAPDLDNLPPLIALLDCLSESVILQVGEEAALRRRRMMEFATVLGETASH is encoded by the coding sequence GTGGAAGACTTTGTGCAAAAACTCAGGCAATACGCAAAAACCGGCACACCGGCCGAGCGACGTATCGCGAAATATTTCACCGAACATCTGAACGACCTGCCGTTCGAGACGGCTGCGTCCGTTGCCGACAGGCTGGATCTCTCGCCGATGACCGTCGGGCGCTTCCTGCGCTCGCTCGGCTATCAGGGATTGGACAGCGTCAAGGTGGAGATTCGCGAGACCGTGACGACATCGCCGGCGCAATTGCAGAGCGCCATGAGCGAGCTGCATGCCGACGCCGCGGCGGGCAAACCGCTCGCCGTTCTGGTTGCCGAACAGATCCAGGCCCTCCATCATATCTATCATCTGACGGCGCAGCCGCACTGGTCGGAAGCCGTCGGCCTGATCAGCACCGCCCGCGAAGTGTCGATCGCCACTCATGCGCGGCTCGCAAGCCTGGCCAATCATTTCTGCCAGCGGCTGACACAAGCCCGCGACGGCGTGCGCACGCTGGACGCCGCCGACAATCGTTTCGCGGAGCTTTTCGCACGGCTGGCGGTCGACGACGCGCTGCTCGTCATCATCGATTGCCGCCGCTTCGCCAAGGCACGGCTGCTTGCCAGAACGGCGCGGCGCTACGGCTATAAGGTGGTACTCATTTCGCCGCAGCAGGCGGACTGGATGGCGGACCAGTCGAACGTCATGCTGTCCTTGCCGCCCGCGCGCGCCCCCGATCTCGACAATCTTCCGCCGCTGATCGCGCTGCTCGATTGCCTGTCGGAATCCGTCATCCTCCAAGTCGGAGAGGAGGCGGCACTTCGCCGCCGCCGCATGATGGAATTCGCGACCGTCCTCGGCGAGACCGCCAGTCACTAA
- a CDS encoding DUF2244 domain-containing protein has product MMESNADSFNEQPVFAAELFPHRSLGRRGFKVLLILSGAVCLLYGTFFIATGAWPIGLFFGLDFLLLYGAFWLNYRSGKAREQVTVSRTDVSVRKFAPSGRMVEHHFNPFWTRFLVRRHQEIGILSMHIFGEGRRTDIGSFLNPDDRESFAKAFKGALATVKQRI; this is encoded by the coding sequence ATGATGGAAAGCAACGCCGACAGCTTCAATGAGCAGCCTGTTTTCGCTGCCGAGCTCTTTCCCCACCGGTCGCTCGGCCGCCGGGGCTTCAAGGTGCTGCTTATCCTATCCGGTGCCGTCTGCCTGCTTTACGGCACGTTCTTCATCGCGACGGGAGCCTGGCCGATCGGCTTGTTCTTCGGACTGGATTTCCTGCTTCTCTACGGCGCCTTCTGGCTGAATTACCGATCCGGGAAAGCGCGCGAACAGGTGACGGTATCGCGCACGGACGTGTCGGTGCGCAAGTTTGCGCCCTCGGGACGGATGGTGGAGCATCATTTCAATCCGTTCTGGACGCGCTTCCTCGTTCGCCGGCACCAGGAGATCGGCATCCTTTCCATGCATATCTTCGGCGAAGGCCGGCGCACGGATATCGGCTCCTTCCTCAATCCCGATGATCGCGAAAGCTTCGCCAAGGCCTTCAAGGGGGCGCTGGCGACGGTCAAGCAGCGGATCTGA